From the Roseibium salinum genome, one window contains:
- a CDS encoding tripartite tricarboxylate transporter TctB family protein codes for MSDRIFGAVGLLLALGYAWSALVIEESFLSDAVGPKAFPYIIAAVLALASLAIILRPDAAPHWPTLPRLLEVAAAIVVMLLYANLLPVLGFVFATALAATYLTWRLGTAPISSAVSGCLTSVGIYAVFHLVLGLSLAKGPLGF; via the coding sequence ATGAGCGACCGTATTTTTGGCGCGGTCGGGCTGCTCCTTGCACTGGGATACGCCTGGTCTGCCCTTGTCATCGAAGAAAGCTTTCTGTCGGACGCTGTCGGCCCGAAAGCCTTTCCCTATATCATCGCCGCCGTGCTCGCCCTGGCGTCCCTGGCGATCATCCTGAGGCCCGATGCGGCCCCGCACTGGCCCACCCTGCCCCGCCTTCTGGAAGTCGCCGCTGCCATTGTGGTGATGCTCCTTTACGCGAACCTGTTGCCGGTGCTCGGCTTCGTGTTCGCCACGGCGCTTGCGGCAACCTACCTGACCTGGCGCCTCGGCACGGCTCCGATCTCGTCCGCCGTCTCCGGATGCCTGACGTCGGTCGGGATCTATGCGGTCTTCCATCTTGTCCTTGGCCTTTCCCTGGCCAAGGGTCCCCTCGGCTTTTGA
- a CDS encoding Bug family tripartite tricarboxylate transporter substrate binding protein has protein sequence MALKTTRLLLAAAFLGASAFSVSAQDYKPENPECIAPANPGGGWDFTCRQVGKTLQDLKLIDTTMQVVNLAGGGGGVAYAEVVNKRNDSNDLIVAASTATATRLAQGAYPGNTMDQVRWVATVGADYGVIAVAADSPINTLPELLDQMKSDPASISVAGGSAVGGWDHLKVLIAANAYGIEDVRTIKYIAFDGGGEAVTQLLAGSVQAFTGDLSEAKGFVDSGDIKVIAVLSPERLDGEFADFPTAKEQGIDAIGANWRGFYAPGNMSDEAYNSWVSMIAELYASDQWKGVMAANGLAPLDLQGEEFEQFVSESVAKIQDISKEIGIIK, from the coding sequence ATGGCATTGAAAACGACCCGTCTCCTGCTGGCGGCCGCCTTCCTTGGCGCATCCGCATTCAGCGTCTCAGCTCAGGATTACAAGCCGGAAAATCCGGAATGTATCGCGCCGGCCAACCCGGGCGGCGGCTGGGACTTCACCTGCCGTCAGGTCGGCAAGACCCTGCAGGATCTCAAACTCATCGACACGACCATGCAGGTCGTAAACCTGGCAGGCGGCGGCGGCGGCGTGGCCTATGCCGAAGTGGTCAACAAGCGCAACGACAGCAACGACCTGATCGTCGCGGCTTCCACCGCGACCGCGACCCGTCTCGCCCAGGGCGCCTATCCGGGCAACACCATGGATCAGGTCCGCTGGGTCGCCACCGTGGGTGCTGACTACGGCGTGATTGCCGTTGCGGCCGACAGCCCGATCAACACGCTGCCCGAACTGCTCGACCAGATGAAGTCCGATCCGGCTTCCATCTCCGTCGCAGGCGGCTCGGCGGTCGGTGGCTGGGACCACCTGAAAGTGCTGATCGCCGCGAATGCCTACGGCATCGAGGACGTCCGCACCATCAAGTACATCGCCTTCGACGGCGGCGGCGAAGCCGTCACCCAGCTTCTGGCCGGCTCGGTCCAGGCCTTCACGGGCGATCTTTCCGAAGCCAAGGGCTTCGTGGACAGCGGCGACATCAAGGTGATCGCGGTTCTCTCTCCGGAGCGTCTGGACGGCGAATTCGCCGACTTCCCGACCGCCAAGGAACAGGGCATCGACGCCATCGGCGCAAACTGGCGCGGCTTCTACGCTCCGGGCAACATGTCCGACGAGGCCTACAACAGCTGGGTCAGCATGATCGCTGAACTCTATGCCAGCGACCAGTGGAAAGGCGTGATGGCCGCCAACGGCCTGGCCCCGCTCGACCTGCAGGGCGAAGAGTTCGAGCAGTTCGTCTCGGAGTCCGTGGCGAAGATCCAGGACATCTCGAAAGAAATCGGCATCATCAAGTAA
- a CDS encoding tripartite tricarboxylate transporter permease → METFSSLADGFVIALTWQNLLLALLGCFLGTMMGALPGLGPSNGVAILIPLAFTLGLGATPSLILLTSVYYGAMYGGRISSILLNIPGDEPAMMTCLDGYPMAQQGRAGEALSLSGIASFVGAFLATWGLILLAPQLVKIALLFGPAEYFALFTLAFATLGGVASSNQAKTAFAAALGIGLATVGVDTQTGVPRFTFGEVHLYDGIDFLVAIVGLFALSEVFLFLEHRHGDSDAKGSKVVIGRLMPSWAVVKSCIPTMLRTSFLGFLAGVLPGAGASLGSFIAYTFEKKLVDKEGTFGKGDPRGVAAPEAGNNAAAGGALVPMLALGVPGSGTTAVLLAVLLALNITPGPLLFTQQPEVVWGLIAALFIANFMLLAMNIPMIGLFTRVLLIPPRILMPIVAMVSFVGIYGISGSTFDLMVMVGFGVMGWVLRKLDVPLVPIILGTLLGNAMENNLRRAITIRNGDWTALIDSPLSIGLWSLAAIGFILPIVVGRFVKARMRRMAKDEEGSIVD, encoded by the coding sequence ATGGAAACCTTCTCTTCTCTGGCCGACGGCTTCGTGATCGCCCTCACCTGGCAGAACCTGCTGCTGGCGCTTCTGGGCTGTTTTCTCGGCACCATGATGGGTGCGCTGCCGGGCCTCGGCCCGTCCAACGGCGTTGCCATCCTGATCCCGCTCGCCTTCACGCTCGGGCTCGGCGCCACGCCGTCCCTGATCCTGCTGACGTCCGTCTATTACGGCGCCATGTACGGGGGGCGTATCTCATCGATCCTCTTGAACATTCCCGGTGACGAGCCGGCCATGATGACCTGTCTGGACGGGTATCCGATGGCCCAGCAGGGCCGGGCGGGAGAGGCCCTGTCGCTGTCGGGCATTGCCTCCTTCGTCGGCGCGTTCCTGGCCACCTGGGGCCTGATCCTGCTGGCCCCGCAGCTGGTCAAGATCGCTCTGCTGTTCGGGCCGGCCGAATACTTCGCCCTCTTCACCCTCGCCTTCGCGACCCTCGGCGGCGTGGCCTCCTCCAACCAGGCCAAGACCGCCTTCGCGGCCGCGCTCGGCATCGGCCTTGCCACGGTCGGCGTCGATACCCAGACCGGTGTGCCGCGCTTCACTTTCGGCGAAGTGCATCTTTACGACGGCATCGACTTCCTCGTCGCCATCGTCGGCCTCTTTGCCCTGTCCGAAGTGTTCCTTTTCCTGGAGCACCGCCACGGCGACTCGGATGCCAAGGGCAGCAAGGTGGTCATCGGCCGCCTGATGCCGAGCTGGGCGGTGGTGAAGTCCTGCATCCCGACCATGCTGCGCACGAGCTTCCTGGGCTTCCTCGCGGGCGTCCTGCCGGGCGCCGGCGCCTCGCTCGGCTCGTTTATCGCCTACACGTTCGAAAAGAAGCTGGTGGACAAGGAAGGCACGTTCGGCAAGGGCGACCCGCGCGGCGTCGCAGCCCCCGAGGCCGGCAACAACGCGGCCGCCGGCGGCGCTCTGGTGCCCATGCTCGCGCTCGGCGTGCCGGGCTCCGGCACCACGGCCGTCCTTCTCGCCGTCCTGCTGGCCCTCAACATCACGCCCGGCCCGCTGCTGTTCACGCAGCAGCCGGAAGTGGTCTGGGGCCTGATCGCGGCGCTGTTCATCGCCAACTTCATGCTGCTGGCCATGAACATCCCGATGATCGGCCTGTTCACCCGCGTCCTGCTGATCCCGCCGCGCATCCTGATGCCGATCGTCGCGATGGTCAGCTTCGTCGGGATCTACGGCATCTCCGGCTCGACCTTCGACCTGATGGTGATGGTGGGCTTCGGCGTCATGGGCTGGGTCTTGCGCAAGCTCGACGTGCCGCTCGTCCCGATCATTCTGGGAACCCTGCTCGGCAACGCGATGGAGAACAACCTGCGCCGCGCCATCACCATCAGGAACGGCGACTGGACCGCCCTGATCGACAGCCCGCTCTCCATCGGCCTGTGGAGTCTTGCCGCCATCGGCTTCATCCTGCCGATCGTCGTCGGCAGGTTCGTCAAGGCACGCATGCGCCGCATGGCCAAGGACGAGGAAGGGTCGATCGTCGATTAG
- a CDS encoding GntR family transcriptional regulator, protein MTVTDTNSWTGIRTELLRRIHDRIWQPGERIPHEADLAEEFGCARTTVNRALRDLAESGLVVRKRRAGTRVALNPPQRATLTIPIIREEVEALGRKYRHSLLERDLRPLPPMLHGAFQVSLGADVLFLKTLHFADDRPYAFEERYINLEAAPTAREETFARISANEWLVHNAPYSHGDISLFALNADETLSRKLDTTPGTALFAIERITWAGGVPITHVRLIFAPGYRMRTEI, encoded by the coding sequence TTGACGGTAACCGATACAAATTCCTGGACCGGCATTCGCACCGAACTTCTGCGCCGGATTCACGACCGGATCTGGCAGCCGGGCGAGCGGATCCCCCATGAAGCGGATCTCGCCGAGGAATTCGGCTGCGCCCGCACGACCGTCAACCGCGCCCTGCGGGACCTGGCCGAAAGCGGTCTCGTCGTGCGCAAGCGCCGGGCGGGAACGCGCGTCGCGCTCAATCCGCCCCAGCGGGCGACGCTGACCATTCCGATCATCCGCGAGGAAGTGGAGGCTCTTGGCCGCAAATACCGTCACAGCCTCCTGGAACGGGACCTGAGACCCCTGCCGCCAATGCTGCATGGCGCCTTCCAGGTCTCTCTCGGCGCGGACGTATTGTTCCTGAAAACGCTGCATTTCGCCGATGATCGGCCCTATGCGTTCGAAGAGCGGTACATCAACCTGGAAGCGGCACCGACCGCGCGCGAGGAGACATTCGCCAGGATCAGCGCCAACGAGTGGCTGGTGCACAACGCGCCCTACAGCCACGGAGATATTTCCCTCTTCGCGCTGAATGCCGACGAAACCCTGTCGCGCAAGCTCGATACCACCCCCGGGACCGCCCTGTTCGCTATCGAGCGCATCACCTGGGCGGGGGGCGTTCCCATCACCCATGTCCGCCTGATCTTCGCGCCCGGCTACCGGATGCGGACGGAGATTTGA
- a CDS encoding formimidoylglutamate deiminase: MSTVSGATIFAEQALLADGWAENVAVTVGADGRISAVERNAAARGERVGILLPAPVNLHSHAFQRAMAGMSERRGSEARDSFWTWRQIMFRFLDALTPEDVEAIAAFVQMEMLEAGYAAVGEFHYLHHQPGGTPYDNLAELSDRIMAAAGETGIGLTHLPVLYQYGGCDRRPLAPGQIRFGNDFDRFARLHELAAQRLKFLPADAVIGVAPHSLRAVDAEGLGNAVALAGNKPLHMHLAEQVAEVEEVLEATGKRPVEWLLANHRAQENWCLIHCTQMTPAETQGLAATGAVAGLCPITESSLGDGIFDGVEYLAQGGRFGIGSDSNIRISLSEELRTLEYSQRLRDKCRASVATPEKSTGRVLFEGAVQGGTQATGRASGSIAEGRHADLLALDGTAIDLGGRQGDEILDAYLFAGDDRMVSDVWSAGRHVVSDGNHVKGDAIRAGYRAVIASLRARL; encoded by the coding sequence ATGTCGACAGTTTCTGGCGCGACCATATTTGCGGAACAGGCGCTCCTGGCCGACGGCTGGGCGGAAAATGTCGCCGTTACCGTGGGCGCGGACGGCAGGATTTCCGCCGTTGAGCGCAATGCCGCCGCCAGAGGCGAACGCGTCGGCATTCTGCTTCCGGCCCCCGTCAACCTGCACAGCCATGCCTTTCAGCGGGCGATGGCGGGCATGAGCGAGCGGCGCGGCAGCGAGGCCCGCGACAGTTTCTGGACCTGGCGGCAGATCATGTTCCGCTTTCTGGATGCGTTGACGCCGGAGGATGTCGAAGCGATCGCCGCCTTCGTGCAGATGGAAATGCTGGAAGCCGGCTATGCGGCGGTCGGCGAATTCCACTATCTGCACCACCAGCCCGGCGGGACGCCATATGACAACCTTGCCGAACTCTCGGACCGGATCATGGCGGCAGCCGGCGAGACGGGCATCGGCCTCACCCATCTGCCGGTCCTCTACCAGTATGGCGGCTGCGACAGGCGTCCGCTGGCGCCGGGGCAGATCCGGTTCGGCAACGATTTCGACCGGTTCGCCAGGCTCCACGAACTGGCTGCACAACGCCTGAAATTCCTGCCCGCCGACGCGGTGATCGGCGTTGCCCCGCATTCCCTGCGCGCCGTCGACGCGGAAGGTCTTGGCAATGCCGTAGCGCTTGCCGGCAACAAACCCTTGCATATGCATCTGGCCGAGCAGGTTGCGGAAGTCGAGGAGGTGCTGGAGGCGACGGGCAAGCGCCCTGTCGAATGGCTGCTTGCCAATCATCGGGCCCAGGAAAACTGGTGCCTGATCCACTGCACGCAGATGACCCCGGCAGAGACGCAGGGGCTTGCCGCGACGGGCGCTGTCGCGGGACTTTGCCCGATCACCGAGTCGAGCCTCGGGGACGGTATCTTCGACGGGGTCGAATACCTGGCGCAAGGCGGCCGCTTCGGCATCGGCTCGGATTCCAACATCCGGATCTCGCTGTCGGAGGAACTCAGGACCCTGGAATACTCCCAGCGGCTGCGCGACAAGTGCCGCGCCTCGGTGGCAACGCCGGAAAAATCCACCGGCCGGGTGCTGTTCGAGGGGGCGGTCCAGGGCGGTACACAGGCGACGGGACGGGCGTCCGGCTCCATAGCCGAGGGCCGCCATGCCGATCTTCTTGCCCTTGATGGCACGGCGATCGACCTGGGAGGCCGGCAGGGCGATGAAATCCTCGATGCCTACCTGTTCGCGGGCGACGACCGGATGGTTTCCGACGTCTGGTCTGCGGGGCGGCATGTTGTTTCGGATGGAAACCATGTAAAAGGCGACGCCATCCGGGCCGGCTACAGGGCTGTCATCGCCTCGCTTCGCGCGCGTCTTTAA